From Lewinellaceae bacterium:
TCGGAGGTGCTGGACACTTCGGTCGGGGCTTTGAAAGCCTCCTACCATCACGCGGTGAAAAAGATTGAAGCGTTTTTTAAAGCGGAATTATGAGCGAAAAGAATAAAATAAGAGAAGAACTGGAAGGCCTGTCTCCCCTGCTCTCGAAAATGAAAGAGCAGGGCGGCCAGCCCTTTCGGGTACCGGGAGGTTATTTTCAGGGCCTGCCCGATGAAGTGCTTCGGCGCGCCAGGGCCGAGGAGGGGTTGGTAAGGGAGGGGCTGCCTGCCCGAAACAACCGTGAAAACGGCTTATGGGCCTGGCTGCAATGGCTGTTATTGCCCCGCCGCGCCATCGGCCTGGCCACGGTTCTGCTGCTGCTCGCTGCCGGCGCCTATCATTTTTGGCCACAGCCAGGCAGTTACAGCCCCAAAGACGCTCTGGCGGGCATCAGCGAGGAAGAGGCCAAGGCTTATGTTTCCCAAAATATCGGCGAGTTTGAACTGGAGCTGATGATGGAGGCGGCAGTGGTTTCGGCTGAAGATATGCCGGAAATAGAGGTGCTGCCCGATGCCGGCCCCGAAGACCTCGACCGCTATATGGATGAACTGATTGAAGATATAGGCCTGGAAGATCTGGATGAACTGTTGTGAGGATAGTCGGCCTTGGTCCGCCAAATTTATTTGGCGCCGGAGACGTAAATAATAAAACACCGATTCAACCATTACAAAAACTCCTTTGGCAATGAATAAGAAATATTGGATCGTCCTGCTGCTGCTCGGCTTGTTTGCGCTGCCGGGCTTCGCTCAGATTTTCGACGACGAGCCGATGAGCGGAGAGGCCCGCAGCAAGATACAGGCAGCCCGCGTGGCTTATATTACCCAACGCCTGGGCCTCACCCCCGGCGAATCGCAGAGTTTCTGGGCCCTGCACAATGAATTCGAAACCGAGCGCGATAAAATACGCGAGAAGTACAAGCCTCCGCGCCCTATGGAAAGTATGTCGGACCAGGAAGCCGAGGCTTTCATCAACCGCCGCTTTGAGATGGAACAGGAACTGCTCAGCCTTAAGCGCGAGTATTTCCAGCGGTTCAAAAAGGTGGTTTCGCCCCGAAAAATTGCCCTTTTCAACAAGGCCGACAAAGAATTTCGCCTGGAACTCCTGAAAAGAGTGCAGGAACGGCGCTCCAACCGCCGGCCCGGCGGGAATTTCAGAGATTGAAACGGCTAACATTTTCAGGCTCAATTTTATACCTTTGCACCATCCATCGGCGCCCGCTCTGGCAGGCGCCGATCTTTTTTTAAACCCACAGTTCTGGATAAAACAGCCAAAGCACATATCGCTCTGTTCCTGGTAGCCCTGATCTACGGCGCCAACTACACGATTGCCAAGGTGGTGATGGACGGTTACCTTTCCCCTCTGCCCTTCATCCTGCTGAGGGCCGGCAGTGGGGCAGGGCTTTTCTGGCTCTTCCACCAGGCACTGGTCCGCGAGCGGGTAGAGCGGGCCGACTTTGGCCGGCTGGCCCTCTGCGGCCTGTTCGGCGTAGCCCTCAATCAGATGCTCTTTTTTACCGGCCTGAACTGGACGACGCCCATCAATGCTTCCCTGATCATGACGACGACTCCTGTCCTGGTACTATTGGCTTCCTCCATTTTGATCGGGGAGCGCATTACCGGGCGGAAGCTACTTGGCATCGCCCTCGGCGCGGCGGGCGCCATCCTGCTCATCGCTTACGGCGAGCGGTTCTCTTTCGGCCGGCAGGGCTTCTGGGGCGACCTGCTGGTGTTTCTCAACGCCTGTGCCTTCGGTATTTATCTGGTGCTGGTCAAGAAGCTGATGGCCAAATACCACCCCGTTACCGTGGTGAAGTGGGTGTTTGCCTTTGGCCTTATTTTTGTCCTGCCATTCGGCGGGCCGGGCTTCCTGGAGGTAGAATGGGCGCAGTTTACCCCGGCTATATGGCTGGCCGTGGCGTACGTCCTGCTCTGCACTACTTTCCTGGCTTATCTTTTCAATGCCTATGCACTTTCTGTAGTGAACCCCTCTGTGGTCAGTATCTACATCTATCTGCAGCCCCTGCTGGCCACCCTCATCGCCCTTGCTTTTGGCCGGGATCAGCTGACTGCCGTTAAACTGTTGGCAGCCCTGCTGATCTTCAGCGGGGTTTACCTCGTCAGTGGTTTGAGGTGGCAGAGGAGGGGCTGAAGTTGGGCTTGTGGGTAAAAGGCACACGCTTGCACTGCCGGTACTTTAACCACTGGGTTGAAAACAAAGAGCCTTCACTTTCGCGAAGGCTCTTTGTAACGCGAGGGCCGTATGGGCCGGCCTCCCGTACGGGCGCTCTAACCAGCTGAGCATTGATCGTTAATTTTCCCGTCGAGGGCGAGTAGGGATTTTTCAACGAGTAGCTGGCGTAATGCTGCTCCGCCTTCCAGCGATTTGGCCCACCGTTCTCGCGCCGAAGCCTCGGCTTTCTGCTCGAACGGCTCAAAATATAATAAGATGAATGGCCGGCGGTGTTTGGTTGAAGGGGTGCGCCCGGCGTTGTGTTGCAGCACCCGTTTGGGCAAGTCAGAAGTAGAGCCCTTGTAGAGCCTGCCATCTTTGAGGCTGTAGAGTACGTAGAAATAGAACATGAGGCTGGCGTTTTTACAAAAAGAGCCTTCACGAAAGTGAAGGCTCTTTGTAGCGCGAGGCCGTATGGGCCGGCCTCCCGTACGGGCGCTCTAACCAGCTGAGCATTGATCGTTAATTTTCCCGTCGAGGGCGAGTAGGGATTTTTCAACGAGTAGCTGGCGTAATGCTGCTCCGCCTTCCAGCGATTTGGCCCACCGTTCTCGCGCCGAAGCCTCGGCTTTCTGCTCGAACGGCTCAAAATATAATAAGATGAATGGCCGGCGGTGTTTGGTTGAAGGGGTGCGCCCGGCGTTGTGTTGCAGCACCCGTTTGGGCAAGTCAGAAGTAGAGCCCTTGTAGAGCCTGCCATCTTTGAGGCTGTAGAGTACGTAGAAATAGAACATGAGGCTGGCGTTTTTACAAAAAGAGCCTTCACGAAAGTGAAGGCTCTTTGTAGCGCGAGGGCCGTATGGGCCGGCCTCCCGTACGGGCGCTCTAACCAGCTGAGCATTGATCGTTAATTTTCCCGTCGAGGGCGAGTAGGGATTTTTCAACGAGTAGCTGGCGTAATGCTGCTCCGCCTTCCAGCGATTTGGCCCACCGTTCTCGCGCCGAAGCTTCGGCTTTCTGCTCGAACGGCTCAAAATATAATAAGATGAATGGCCGGCGGTGTTTGGTTGAAGGGGTGCGCCCGGCGTTGTGTTGCAGCACCCGTTTGGGCAAGTCAGAAGTAGAGCCCTTGTAGAGCCTGCCATCTTTGAGGCTGTAGAGTACGTAGAAATAGAACATGAGGCTGGCGTTTTTTTAAAAAGAGCCTTCACGAAAGTGAAGGCTCTTTGTAGCGCGAGGGCCGTATGGGCCGGCCTCCCGTACGGGCGCTCTAACCAGCTGAGCATTGATCGTTAATTTTCCCGTCGAGGGCGAGTAGGGATTTTTCAACGAGTAGCTGGCGTAATGCTGCTCCGCCTTCCAGCGATTTGGCCCACCGTTCTCGCGCCGAAGCTTCGGCTTTCTGCTCGAACGGCTCAAAATATAATAAGATGAATGGCCGGCGGTGTTTGGTTGAAGGGGTGCGCCCGGCGTTGTGTTGCAGCACCCGTTTGGGCAAGTCAGAAGTAGAGCCCTTGTAGAGCCTGCCATCTTTGAGGCTGTAGAGTACGTAGAAATAGAACATGAGGCTGGCGTTTTTACAAAAAGAGCCTTCACGAAAGTGAAGGCTCTTTGTAGCGCGAGGCGGGCTTGAACCGCCGACCTCATGATTATGAATCATGCGCTCTGACCAGCTGAGCTACCGCGCCGTTTTATAAATAAGACACCCAAACAAAAGCGGGCATTTTTTTTCAAACTTGACCCGCCGGCCTCCCGTGCGGGCGCTCTGATCCCGCTCATTGAAGCGGGAAGCTACCGCGCCGTTTTATAAATAAGGCACCCAAACAAAAGCGGGCATTTTTTTAAACTTGAACCGCCGCTTCTCCCGTGTGCGCGCTGATCCCGCTCATTGAAGCGGGAAGCTACCGCGCCGTTTTATAAATATGACACCCAAACAAAAGCGGGCATTTTTTTCAAACTTGAACCGCCGGCCTCCCGTACGGGCGCTCTGATCCCGCTCATTGAAGCGGGAAGCTACCGCGCCGTTTTATAAATAAGACACCCAAACAAAAGCGGGCATTTTTTTTCAAACTTGAACCGCCGGCCTCCCGTGCGGGCGCTCTGATCCCGCTCATTGAAGCGCGAAGCTACTGCGCCGTTTTATAAATAAGACACCCAAACAAAAGCGGGCATTTTTTTTCAAACTTGAACCGCCGGCCTCCCGTGCGGGCGCTCTGATCCCGCTCATTGAAGCGGGAAGCTACCGCGCCAAAATTTGCGACTGCAAAGATAACAGTTTTAACAGCTTTTGCGCAACAATAACGCTGCAATTTTTTTCTATTATAGACCTGCATTGAATAACCAGTAACCAATAACAACCGCCCCATGCCAGACCAACGCACCGCCATCCGCCCCCTCATCCCCACCGAAAAGGAAGCTACTACCGAAGCCGAACGCTTCCAAAACGAAACCCTCCGCCCCATCCTCAAAATGCAGAATGATCTGTTGGTGGCTATCTTCCACAACGGCATGGCCAAGCGGAAAATCCTGTTTGACGGCCTTTCCCGCCAAAAGCAGGAGCAGCAAATTGACCACAGCCTGAGCAAGGACAACCGCCTGCGTTTTCTATTGGTGGGAACGGTAATCGGGCAATTTACCCCTGAGGAGTATGAGCGTTTCCTGGCCATGGAGGCGGAGGCTACCCGCCGTATCATGAGCATGATGGCGGAACGGCTGAAGAGCGGGTTGGTGAAGTTTCCGGAATAGAATATTCAAAACCGCCGCCTATCCAAAGAATACTTCATGTAAATACCTTCCGGGCGCTAAGGTAAAGCCGCCGGCTAATACGATGGCGCCAAAGTACAAGAGGATCATCTTTCGCTTATGAGTTTGGATCTTCCCCTTTTTTATAGCGATGTATGCAGTCGGCACGGTATAAATGGTCAAAAAGCTGAAACTATGTATCCAGCCAAAATGGTTTAAAACCCTTGGCCCGACCTGTGCGGGCATAAAAATGGTAACCATAGCGGTTACCAGCATTAAAACCATATAGACTTTGCCCAAATCCTTATGGATTGTTGTCCCTCTTTTCATTAGTAAGAGCATTGTTCCAATGAAAAAGCAAGGAACAACCGTTGCTAAATGGATGTACATTAACGCTGAAGTCTCCATTTTTTATGTTTGCTGTTCAAATATATAAATGAGGGGTGTAATGCCTTTACAGCACGTTCCCCTTCGCCACAAAGACTCAAAGGCACGAACAAACCTTAAACCGCTTAGTGATTCTTTGTGCTTTTTTCGGTGGCAAAAAAAGCCGGGAGCAATACCCCCCCTTGAATAAGTAGATCAATAAAAATCAGCCTTTCCCTTCTCGCCCTTCCCTTCGTCTCGCACCTTTCCCAGCAACACATTCAACCCCAGCCGCAAATTCGCGCTGTGGCTGTCCTTCGGGCGGAAGGCGGTGACGATGTTGTCGGTGGCGGCCATCAGCTGCACCGGGCCGAGCAGCAGGGTGGCGTTCAGGCCCAGGTTGTCCAGGCGTTCGCTGCGGAAGGCGTAGGTGGCGCCCACGTTGAGAACGGGCAGGATGTCGAGGTTGCTGCCGATCGCCACTGCGGTGTTGGTTTCTTCCCGGTAGCGCTCCAGGTAGACCAGGCCGCCGACGGTCCAGTTGTCTTTCAGGCGGTACAGGCCGCTGAGGTAGTAACGGGCGGGCAAGGTAGTAGAATAGCCAATTGAAGTTTCCGTGACTTCGTAGATTTCGCGCAGGGTATCGACAATAGAGCCGGCCGTGACGGTATCCTCAAAGATATTCTGGGCGAGGTCGAGGCCCTTGTATTCAAATGTGCCGTTAAGGCTGTAGTTCGTCACGTCTTTGTCCCAGTTGACTTTTCCGATGTCGAGGGCGCTGGCAGCCAGTTCCAGGTTGTCGCCCAGCTTCAGGCGGACGCCCAGGTCGAAGGCAAAGCCGGCATTGCCGGTGAAGAGGTCTTCAAAATCAAACCGGCCATAATTGAAATCCACGGTCAATTCGTCAAAGCCGTCGTACTTTATGGAACCGGCGGAGTTGACGTAGTAATCGGCGTTCAGTTCCAGTTGGTAGATGTCGCTGTCGGTGCGCAGGCGCAGATCGGTGCGTTCCGAGCTGATGCTGCCCACGCCGGCCAGCAGTTTGGCGCGGCCGCCGATGGCGATGTTTGGCGTGACATCTATGGCCAGCCCCAGGGCGAATTCCTGATAGCCGTACAGGTCTACGTCGGGCCCGAAGGCCACTTCCTGGCCGATAAACTGGGCGTTGCCCTGCCAGATGAGCTGAGGCATGGTTTTGGGGTAGTTCAGAAAGGCGTTGAAACGCAGCGTATGGCCCAGCGAAAGCCCCACTTTGCCCAGGCGCAGGCCGAGGCTGAGGGTTTCGATGTCCAGGTTGTTGCGCAGCACATTGTCCGCGCCCAATCTTTCGATCGCCTGGTCGATGTTCAACACATCCTTGCCCTCTGCATTTCTGGCGATCAGGTCGCCGTAGGTTACGTTGGTCACCTGAAGGGTGTTGTAAACGCCCGGCAGGCCGATGACGAATGTATAGTCCGGGAAAAATGCCGGGTTGGTCCGGCTCGCTTGCCAGGTGTGGCGCATGAAGTGGGTGGCCAAATCCTCCTGGGCGCTGACGCTTGCCGTAAAAGAGCTGATGATGAGTAGGAAAAGCAGTATCCTCTGCATATAGTATGGTTGTTTTTGCCAATCAATTAATCCCTCACGCCAAAAATAGCGCCGAGCTTCACCCGCACCGCCTGGTTTTCCAGAATCTTAACCGAAACATTGCCATCGTTAACCGTAGAGAAGGAAGCAACGATATCCAGGGTTTCCGCCGTTCGAACCCGATCGAAGCGTTCCTCCGGATAGTCGATGTAGGTGACGTCTTCCTTTACGCCGCTGGCATTTCCTTCGCTGTCGACGGGCGCGCCCTCGATCACCCGCATGGATTCCTGAAAGAGAGAATCCAGCACCACGCCATCTTTGTCAATGAAATACCCTTGTATAGACACATCCAGCGGCAGGCTGTTGACGGTCACCAGTTTGAACTCGGCTTTGTACATCTTTTGGAAGTTGCTGAAATCGATCCCAAAAGTGTCGCGCGCCAGGAAGTTGATCGAGCGGCCGTAGAGCGGCAGGTCGACGTCTACCCGCACCTTATAATAACTGCTGTCGGTGATGAAGCCGCGGATGTTGACGTTGGAGTCCGGGTTGGTCACGGCATCCACATCGTAGTCGATGGCTACCGGGCCGGCGCCCAGGATCACATCGATATTGGAATTTTCTTTGTTGAAGATGAATTTCTCCTCTTTTATCACGCCTACTTCGTTGATGGAGGGATATGGAAAATCAATGCCGCTTTCCACATAGGGGCTTTCCAGCTCTAGGGTTTCCCCCCTGACGGTAAGCACTTTGAAGATTTTGACATCCGATTGGGTCGGAATGCCGAAGGAGTTTTCGATATTGAACGTGACCGTCGGGTCGGCGAAATAGATGTCGCCGGTCACCCAGTTGTCGAAGAAGTCGATGATGATGGTATCGCGCCCTCCCTCGTGGCGTTGTACCCCCAGGAAGCC
This genomic window contains:
- a CDS encoding glyoxalase; translation: MPDQRTAIRPLIPTEKEATTEAERFQNETLRPILKMQNDLLVAIFHNGMAKRKILFDGLSRQKQEQQIDHSLSKDNRLRFLLVGTVIGQFTPEEYERFLAMEAEATRRIMSMMAERLKSGLVKFPE
- a CDS encoding DUF2306 domain-containing protein; translation: MYIHLATVVPCFFIGTMLLLMKRGTTIHKDLGKVYMVLMLVTAMVTIFMPAQVGPRVLNHFGWIHSFSFLTIYTVPTAYIAIKKGKIQTHKRKMILLYFGAIVLAGGFTLAPGRYLHEVFFG
- a CDS encoding GIY-YIG nuclease family protein yields the protein MFYFYVLYSLKDGRLYKGSTSDLPKRVLQHNAGRTPSTKHRRPFILLYFEPFEQKAEASARERWAKSLEGGAALRQLLVEKSLLALDGKINDQCSAG
- a CDS encoding EamA family transporter; the protein is MDKTAKAHIALFLVALIYGANYTIAKVVMDGYLSPLPFILLRAGSGAGLFWLFHQALVRERVERADFGRLALCGLFGVALNQMLFFTGLNWTTPINASLIMTTTPVLVLLASSILIGERITGRKLLGIALGAAGAILLIAYGERFSFGRQGFWGDLLVFLNACAFGIYLVLVKKLMAKYHPVTVVKWVFAFGLIFVLPFGGPGFLEVEWAQFTPAIWLAVAYVLLCTTFLAYLFNAYALSVVNPSVVSIYIYLQPLLATLIALAFGRDQLTAVKLLAALLIFSGVYLVSGLRWQRRG
- a CDS encoding GIY-YIG nuclease family protein; this translates as MFYFYVLYSLKDGRLYKGSTSDLPKRVLQHNAGRTPSTKHRRPFILLYFEPFEQKAEASARERWAKSLEGGAALRQLLVEKSLLALDGKINDQCSAG